In Phycisphaeraceae bacterium, a single genomic region encodes these proteins:
- a CDS encoding ABC transporter permease subunit, which translates to MTLKLCGIAWLIGFPLGIGFGLAGARWPRSAGRVLQAIAVLFAAVPVLVVLFWLHYPAQAMLGMVIDPFLTATVTLMAYTAILVADAVRLGLGDFPAQFDVAAKVCGLRHSQILLRIKLPLMFRRLLPTALSIIVVILQASLFASLISVNEIFRVAQRINSMVYKPVELFTALALFFVVVCVPLHIAAIVLRYRYTRDVSER; encoded by the coding sequence GTGACCCTGAAGCTTTGCGGGATCGCGTGGCTGATAGGGTTTCCGTTAGGTATTGGGTTTGGCTTGGCAGGTGCGAGGTGGCCGCGAAGTGCGGGGCGAGTCCTCCAAGCTATAGCGGTGCTATTCGCGGCCGTGCCCGTGCTCGTTGTGTTGTTTTGGCTTCACTATCCGGCTCAAGCGATGCTCGGCATGGTCATCGATCCGTTTCTCACCGCAACCGTCACCCTAATGGCTTACACCGCGATCCTGGTCGCAGACGCTGTCAGATTAGGGTTAGGCGACTTTCCTGCGCAGTTTGATGTTGCTGCAAAGGTTTGCGGTCTCCGCCACAGCCAGATTCTTCTTCGAATCAAGCTTCCCCTGATGTTTCGCCGGTTGCTTCCAACCGCACTCTCAATCATCGTAGTCATTTTGCAGGCATCGCTGTTCGCGTCGTTGATATCTGTTAACGAGATATTCCGCGTCGCACAAAGAATTAACTCCATGGTCTACAAGCCGGTGGAGTTATTCACCGCCTTGGCTCTGTTCTTCGTCGTCGTCTGCGTCCCTCTTCATATCGCCGCGATCGTGCTTCGGTATCGTTACACAAGGGACGTGTCTGAACGATGA
- a CDS encoding amino acid ABC transporter ATP-binding protein yields the protein MIRCVDLYKSYGHTRVLGGVSFSVDSGQILAVLGSSGTGKSTLLRVLSGVEGFDQGHLVVDGCRLEPGGEAALSQEELWPNITMVFQDLFLWPHLTNRENLLLPARNRHGSKAEEICNALIERLDLSGFIDRHPNEASRGQRQIVAVARALALKPRVLLLDEVTASLDMSRAVALTAALREVAQSGTTILHVTHQLGFARHTADSIMFLENGAVAEFGSIDILNTPASSGLQAFVALANRAN from the coding sequence ATGATTCGTTGTGTCGACCTTTATAAATCGTACGGACACACTCGGGTTCTGGGCGGCGTGAGTTTTTCCGTCGACAGTGGTCAGATCCTTGCAGTGCTTGGTTCCAGTGGCACGGGGAAAAGCACACTTCTAAGAGTCTTGAGTGGTGTCGAGGGGTTTGATCAAGGGCATCTCGTAGTTGACGGATGTCGTCTCGAGCCTGGGGGAGAGGCGGCACTGAGTCAGGAGGAACTGTGGCCAAACATCACGATGGTCTTCCAGGATCTGTTCCTGTGGCCTCATCTGACTAATCGGGAGAACCTCCTCTTGCCTGCACGGAATCGTCATGGGAGCAAGGCGGAGGAAATCTGCAACGCGTTGATCGAGCGGCTAGATCTGTCGGGATTCATCGATAGGCATCCCAACGAAGCATCCCGCGGTCAGCGCCAGATTGTTGCAGTCGCGCGAGCGCTCGCATTGAAACCTCGTGTCCTACTGCTCGATGAGGTGACCGCATCCTTAGATATGTCGCGGGCAGTAGCACTTACTGCAGCCCTGAGGGAAGTGGCGCAATCAGGGACCACCATTCTGCACGTAACCCATCAACTGGGATTCGCGCGACACACGGCCGACTCAATCATGTTTCTAGAGAATGGAGCAGTTGCTGAGTTTGGAAGCATCGATATTCTCAACACCCCGGCCTCTTCTGGGCTTCAGGCATTCGTAGCCTTGGCTAATCGCGCGAACTAG